DNA from Xiphias gladius isolate SHS-SW01 ecotype Sanya breed wild chromosome 9, ASM1685928v1, whole genome shotgun sequence:
gggcatgtatggcagccaatggaactgggtcactggtgtttgaTGATTGTACCACTGATATcagtagcaggatgaattctgaagtgtatagggctatactatctgctcagattcagccaaatgctgcaacacTTATAgcacagtgcttcacagtacagatggacaGTGacccaaaacaaactgcaaaagcaacccaagagcttttcaaggcaaagaaattgaatattcttcagtTGCCAAGTCAGTCACCAACTGACTGGCCACTgaaaaatatatgataataatataactgagcatgcttttcacttactgaagacaaaactgagggcagaaagaacctcaaacaagcagcaactgaaggcagcagTAAAGGCCttgcaaagcatctcaagggagaaaactcagcatttggcGATGTCCATtgtttccagacttcaggcagtcattgactgcaatcatcatccaagtattaaaaataatccttatatttatagttatgttagctagtccaattactttttagccCCTGAAagtgagggactatgtataaaaattgctttaattccaaaacggttaatgtgatatttttgttgaaccccttcAATTAAAGTTGAAtgtctaaacttcaatcacatcttgatgtctTTGTTTCAAATACATTTGTAGTGGTATACAGAGGCAAGATCAATAAAACTGTGTCACTgcccaaatacttatgtatctAACTGTATTTAGTGTGAAATGTTGAATTAGAAATAGTATGTTGCTTGttgttgaatattttcttgTATGTGTCAGGTGCTGGGTACACCAGGGAATGCAGGCTCTGGGTTGAACCCTCTGCAGTTTGACCAGCCAGCTGAGATCTTCGTCCACAACTCGGGGGAAATATACATTGTGGACGGTGATGGTGGAATGAACAACCGCCTCATCAAGCTGTCTAAAGAGCAGGAGGTGTTGTGGGTGCACGGAGAGAAAGGACAAGGCCTGGCTCAGTTCTACATCCCTCATAGTGTGACTGTAGACAATGCCGAAAGGGTGTGGGTGGCTGACAGGGGCAACAAGAGGCTCCAGGTCTTTAACTCCATCACTGGGGAGTGGTTGGGGACATGGGGGAGCTGCTTCACTGAGGATGCACCCTATTCTGTCCGCCTGACCCCAGACAAGAAGTACTTTGTTGTTGTCCAGCTCAACACCAATCAGATTGCGCTACTGGATGCACCACCAGTAGGTTTAATTGGCCAGTGCAGGGTGGTCAGCGTGATCCAGCTGGCTGATGAAGTGAAGCCCCACCTGGTGGACCTGGATCTAAAGACTGGGGCTCTGTATGTGGCTGAGATTGGTGCCCAGCAGGCTCAGAAATTTACCCCCTTCAGTCTGGGTGGGAGTTTCCTGTAGAACCACACTGGGCTTTAACTGAAGAATTGAAATGGCATGATTAATCAGAAAACTGTACCAATCATAAGCATTACcagttatttaaaaatggaatgAAATGTTCACATGTGTTATGTAATTTGCAATCATGTAATCcagtacaaaacacaaaacaattcTTTGTCATTATGGCAAACCCTGCTAAAAAGATTACATATATCTAAGGTTAAGCTGTGAAAGGTATCCTCTGACAATCTACATTTTTATACTCCTAGTTTGcagcagcaaatatgttttgaaggaaacgttATGCCGTCTGGttaagcttttttgttttttaaatcaacataatGAAAAGTTTCTAATGAGCTGTAAATTGTTCATACTGAACACATCAACCAAAACGACCATAACAAGTGAcaacatatttagtttttttttttttttttttttacaatatctgCTTGTAGCTAAGATAGCATGATTATTGTTTCTATAGTTATGTGTAGGTAACAAAGAGCAACACAAATTATCAGATGAGTCTCTGAATAGGCATACGCTCATAATTAAAGGATCAGGATCAGAAAAAACATGGACATCAGGACAGTCCTACTTTTAACTGAgccatttcacatttcaatgAAAGAATGCATATAAATCTATTCATACAGAAGGTGTTGTTGATGGGCCTCTGCTGCCTGGTAGTCAGTCAGTAATCCATCCACAGTATTTGGTAAGATTATTTAGTActatattaatgtaattttttttgagaCAGGGTGTCATCTGACTAAACTTGTGctggttttaaaaagttattaagtATTCAAtactatgaaaacaaaaaacaaaacaatgtaaagaaaaaaagtgaaaatatcacTGGACAAGTACttattgttaaattaaatttcagtcAGTTTCAGGAAAATACTAGTATAAAGTTTGAAACAAATACACTTCTACTTTTAACAAAATAAGCAggtaaagaaaatacagtagataaggatatattgtttgtttgttcttaaaAACCAATAGTTATCAATAAttgctattttaaaaatgaacatagCTGACAAAGAATCTTAGTTCGCATCCTTGATGCTTACGAATTTATAACAAAGTCTATGTTACTAATGGGCCATGGATGGTCTAACGATAAGAAGGTATTACATTATGGTAACTTTAGGATCTAGTATTTTTGGAGTtttagggactaaaagtcaggataccTTAGCCTCTGCTGCTTTAGTTATGTCCTTTCTGTTTTAATCAGCCTCTTGTGAGTCCCTCAATTTTATTGAAGTCCAATACTAAGTCACTGGAGTACTCCTCTAATGAGTATATGATTAAtgtgttaaaaacacatttgttgagGCCTCTTTCtgggaaacattttttgatttttaacaatttgTGAGTGAGTTTGTTTCTGCTAAACTGCTCTTGAAGCATTTTGTCCAGATGTTCTTACATAATGTAATATATGCTTTTACTACCACCTCCTTCTATTTCCAATGTTTGAACTGGACAaattgttaatttacatttttgattatCTTAACAGAGCATACTGTTTTCCTGTGATGAATGAATTATTGAACTGTCTTAAGATAAAAAACTATGTTTTTGTggtgtcatttattttaagttattgtcttgttaattatttaattttaatatgaacatttttttttatgttaagtTGTGATCTCGAGATATCAGCCTTCAAAAACAATTGCTTTTAATGCACCAATCCACAACACCCATCTGAGTTGTTCACATGATGCATTTTGATGTCCTgaatatacttttaaaaatagTACTTTATATTAAGCAGGTGTTGTATAAACCAAACAGCCAGACTGTTTGGtttaaatcacattattttCCATGTGTACGTTGAAATGTAGATGCATGCATTTCTTTGCATATAGTACTTTGAATGATAGTTTGTTTGTAAATTGGTGCAGTGttggaaaatgcattttaagccttcctttaataaaaacagagtgAGTTGGCCTCTAACATACAAATCTCTTGTacaatgtgtgcgtgtgcatccTAGACACAAGAACCCCACAGAGCTGTGTGCTGAGCCCAAAGGTCCTCACACTCTACACCCACAACTGCACCCCCTTCCACACATCCAACTCCATAATTAAATTTGCAGAAGACACCACAACAGTTGGGCGGATTTCAGACAGTGAGGAGAGGGCCTAGAAGTTTGAGATGGAACATCTGGCTGAGTGGTGTAAGGACAACAACGTTGTTCTTAGCACCTCTAAGACAAAGCAGATGGTTGACATCAGTAGAACAAAGGAGGTAGACCACCTTCCCGTCCTCATACATGGAGAAGCAGTGGAAAGCATGGAAAGTTTTGTAGTCTATATGTCAAAACAACTAACACGGACCTACAACACCTCATACTTGGTTAAAAAGGACTCTTCTCAGGCTCTTCAGTTAGCTGAAACAGGCCCAGCTCCCACAGAAACTGCTGCTAAATTTCTACAGGGGCACCATCTCGAGCATCGTGACTAACTGTCACTGTGTGGTATGCCAGCTGCACAGCTGCCAAGTGAGATGACCTGTATCGTGTGGTGAAGGCGGCTTGGTGCATTGTTTGGATGGAGCGTTGGAACTCCCTAACTTGGACACTATCTACGCTATTCAACTGAGGAAGAAGACTAGCCAACATCACAGCCCTCCCTGCCCAACCAGAGAACTGATTACACAAACTGTTGAACCCCTCAGAGACTGTTACCAGACACAAATCATAAACAGCATCTATTTTCTACATATTTATAATGATCATATgtctgtaaatatgtaaattaattttttttcggACTTGCATAAgtgtcactttgttttaaacattatgctgctattactgctgctgttaatacAATAAAGATCATTCTAATCTATGGTAAATGTCTGATGTAACAGTAATAGTAGAAATAGTGCGTTTTGTACGCAGTTTTTtccagagctgaaatgattagtcaattaatcgtttagtcaagcagcagaaaattaacCTGCACATACCTGTGCAAAAGTCACTGGTTCCAGTTTTTCAAATCTGAGTGCTAGCTGATTTTATAGtcttttatgattttatgaTGTAAATGATATCTTTTGATTTGGAGTGTtggtcaacaaaacaaacaagcattATGATAATGCTAACCTGGGCTTGGTagaattgtgatgggcatttttcacaattttctgacattttatagaccaaacaagtagtcaagaaaataatggacagattaattgataatgacaATAACTGTCAGCTAGTCcaattccattttctttttgtgtcgGTTTGCCTCTGTTTATATAATTTAGAAGGATATGACCAAGTATCTCTGCTGAGTGACTTAAAGATAAATATGACATAATGGAGAAAATGGTATGATTTTACTCCCAGACTGGTAAAGTTGTCATTGCCCTAAATGTCTTTCATATAGAAAACGAGGAGACCTAGTTCTCTGGGTTTCCTGGACATGGCCAGACATACAGCTATCCTCTAAATGGATAAAAAGAAAGCTTGACAAGAATTGTACCCTTGCATATACTGATGCACTTTACAGATAAACAGTTGCAAAGTGGTTGGGGTGAACTGGAGATGATTGTTAATACTCCTTTCATAGAATTAATGAGCTAGATGAAGTCTATAGCATACCACTAGATGGAGCTCAGTTCATATCAGTTTATCCTTCCTGCTCCCATCTTCCTATATGAGGAGACGAAATCGTGATTAATCACAGTGTACTTAAGCTAGTTGATTGTGATTAAGCTAGTTGATTGCAGCTAAAGGTTAACAGagtatcagttaaaaaaaagtcccctTGCTAACTGTAACCAGAGACTGAACATATAAGTTCATTTACTCAAAAACTTTGCTAAACATGTACTAATGAGCATGCACTGGCTTCCAAgtaattttttgattttcagaaagtttatgtctggcaacaaaaaaaaagtcaagttctcagtaaaaaaaattctgtttataaaaatgtattattacatgaatatttatttgcatttcttacattttattttgaaaatttaaaggTGTCAGCGAATcatgtagtttatttttgtggTATTTGTAATCTTAATTCATTGTATCCAAGCAGtcaatttttttgaaattcacaTCTACAGCCTACAACCCATTTGGAGGTTAACTCCCACAGTATCAGCCCAACCTACATAGAGCAATGTTTCCAGCTGCCCTACACTGCTAGGCCCCCAACACTGTCTGAGAGGAACTTTGTAGGCGTCAAtgcaaacaacagacaaatgtGAATTGAGTCATGGCTCACTGAATAAGAGAGAGAACtggcgagagacagagagaaagagcagtgagggagagagagagatctatAGCAAGCAGATGCCTGTGAGGCAGAGGGCTATGAGTGAGACAGAACAGGGTCAGATGAAGAGGGAGATGAAGGAGGGTTGTTTGGCCGGGGGCGGGTGAATATAATACAACACAAAGCTCAATAACACAGTGGTGTCATTGTCAAAGAGCTGTAGTGGCCTCTCAGGGCAGGAACAAGAGCTGTGAAGAGAGCATGGAGAGATGTGGCAGCTTAGCAGGATGAGCCGTGGACTGTAGTGACCATGGTGAAGCCTGAAATTATGACAGTGTGCTGTAAATGTTCTCAAGAAGTCCCACAGCAATGATTCTGCCTCTGTAAGTCACGTTAGGGAAGCATGGGtatgagaaataaaaagtacaggttaatttcattcatttttgccAACTTTCTctgcattattttttgtctttatttgcaTCATCTAAACTGTCTTTACTACACATACAGTGAAGACCAgaggtatttggacagttactcattttttttgttcttcaggctctgagcttcaagcaaattaatttgaaaaaaaaataatggttacAACCataaagtgccaagtctcagtTTAAATTTGAGcacatcaatatagaaagaactgtgtgggaaaTGTAGCCCCTTTAACCCACAGTGCCAACTTTTAGGGGTTTAAAATTAGTTGGACAGATAagcatgaagtcaaacaaaatcatcatatttaatatttagtggaaaatcctttgcagttaattactgcctgaagtctttgacccacactttgtatcttccctggtgatgctctcccagagctccattgcagcctccttcagctcttgcttgttgcGGGGTCTCACTGCCTTTAGcctggtcttcaccaagtggactGCTAGTCagtcggactgagatcaggtgactgagtCGGCTAGTCcaggatattccacctcttcaccctggCCGTATGTTTAGAATCATTGTCCTGCTCAAATGTTGTCcgatgagttttgatgcatttgactgaatctgatcacagaatgctcctgtatactTCTGTATTGATGCTGTTGCTTCCATCAGCCATTAAATCATCAATATAAACCATTGTGTCAGTTCAGTTGGAAGCCATACATTCCCAGGCCATAACAGAACTAccatcatgtttgacagatgaggtggtgggtTTGGGTCaagagctgttccttttttatgTCCACACTTTcatctttccatcattttgtccatggttgattttgtttcatcagtccatagaacttcCTTCCAGAACTCTTtgtttgtgaactgcagcctggcctcttttttttttgaggtttaccaggggtttgcatcttgtggtgaatcctctgcaGTTATAGTCATGAAGTCCTCTCTTGATCGTTGACAAGGAAATATGTCCGCCTACATCCTGGTGAGCTTTCTTGACTTGCTATGCAGacataaaggggtttttcttcaccgtTCAAATGATTTCCCAgtcatccacaagacttgtgctcTTCAGTCTGCCAGCTCGTTtgacattttctagttttcctgtacacacctgcttttttagaATGTACCAAACTATTAATTTTAGCAAACCAGCTACCTTTGAGATCTCTCTGgtctatttttgcttttttttttttttgagcctcattattatcttcttcacttcaACACGATCCACTCTTTACTCCTCATATTGACATACTACTCCgcctcaatctaaatggcaactctcaactctcagtcaactctgagccacatatgagctttttttgtgcatgaactaacatTGAAACGACgcacagctgcccaagaaactattagtagccaagtgtccaattacttttgaaccccgTAAAATGTGGGTACTATGTTTAAAGGGCTACATCTCTCatacagttctttctatattgatgtaaaacTGCTCAAATTAAAGTTGAGACTTGGCAATTTAATGTGGTTTATTTATAACTATTTATAGTTATCTATagtaatttatatttattttatttcatattgaaTGTGCTAAAgatcagagcctgaagaacaaaacatgtgtctctgtccaaatacttccagTCTGgcagtttttatacatttataccCAAAATACAAGGAAAATGACACAGGTGCTATGAAAATGTAGAAATCTTTGGTGATGATCGCTAAAAATATTGCTATAGAACAGTTCAAGGTTGTAAGagatatacacacaaatatagcAGAACAATCCAAGAAATAATAATAGACTGTAATACAGTCTACGaggttggatgtgttgtgcattctgagatgctaCAAACATGTAAAGTGATTTTATCCCAACTAGTTGTGTATTGTCTCCAAACCTGACCATGGAAAAAGCCTCAGTAAAATACTTAAACCCCCCAGAAAGCCACATTGTAATTCAAACATTGGTCCAGTGTCTCGCCCAAGTTCCTTTTCAGAATAAATTTTACTTGAAGTGCAATTAGCTGACAATACTTATGTGCTTTTACTTGATTGCAGTGATTTTACTTGTGATagagtacttttacattgtagtattgatattttatttaagtgaaggatctgagtacttcttccaccactaaataaatgagaaaagtCCTGAGGAATTCGCCAACCCATACATTGACTTTTATCCAACAATCAGTTGTGAAATAATTAACTTGGTGCTGGCTGCTCATATGATATTGCTGttatttattcaaattcatttttctcttaTTCTCATTTTTGTCTATTACATCTGAgacttgtgttgttttatgtgtgtttatgtgtgagttaTCATATGGACTTTTGGttggtgaaaagaaaacataataatgtaatttaaaatgcatttacattcatgttCTCTTAGTTCCTTcctgttgttgttcagtaaagTCTGACCAATAGGGGGTGCCACTTGACAAACTCTGGCTCAGAAAACCCTTTTGTATGTGCACCCCACATGCTGGGCTCTTTCATACACTCGCCAAAcactttattaagaacacctATGCACCTGCTTATTTATTCAATTATCCAATCAGAAAATcatggcagcagtgcagagcataaaatcatgcagatacaggtcaggagcttcagttaatgttcacatcaaacatcaaaatggagaaaaaaatgtgatctcagtgtctttgaccgtggcatgattgttggtacCAGATGGGCTGGTTGAGTATTTCTGTAACTGCTGATcacctgggattttcatgcacagtctctagagtttactaacaaaaaacatccagtgagtggcagatctgtggacggaaacaccttgCTGATGAGAAAGGTGAGAGGAGGAtagccagactggttggagcagacagaaaggctacggtaactcaggcTACTTCCATCATGATAATGCTATATGTCACAAAGCGAAGGTcctctcaaactggtttcatgaacgtgacagtgagttcagtggacttaagtggcctccccagtcaccagatctgaaaccaacagaacacctttgggatttgGTAGAAAGGGAGAtcggcagcatgaatgtgcagctgacaaatcagcagaaatgatgtgatgcaatcatgtcatcATGGACCAGAATCTGAAAGGAATGTGTCCAACATCTTCTGGAAtcaatgtcacaaaaaaatgagGCTGTTcaagagcaaagggaggaatgacccagtattagtatggtgttcctaataaagtgctcagtgaatGTATGCACAAAAAGATATCTGTATTAACCTATGGAAGTTGATATGTGTTCTTGATGCAAGGTGCTATTTAATATTATGGATGTTTAATGTGATATGTTATTCATAGATGCttacagaagtgtgtgtgtgtgtgtgtgtgtgtgtgtgtgtgtgtgtgtgtgtgtgtgtgtgtgtgtgtgtgtgtgtgtgtgtgtgtgtgtgtgtgtgtgtgtgtgtgtgtgtgaatttttggATATGAGGTTGATAAGATCTTACCACTGCTATGTGAAACTAAATTTTAAGTTTTGATTATTTAGctattattatttagttatccaaaaaaacccaacaaaaaacagattaaaacaaaataaaaataaccagGGCCCCATTTACTGGTAGCATTTGATCTTAGCCATTCAGAGTGTTTCCTAAGAGCATTTCTACAAATGTTGACCTACAAATGTTTTATAGTTATAATTGCTCAGTATGAAAACAAAGCTTAACATGCAGTAAACATCTACAGGTTTAGCTTGTGGCTCTTTATAATTCGTGTTCCTGGGTGGAAGTCACTTTAagaattaaactttaatttgtcTGCTGCTGGGGGCAGATGTTAaacttttaaattcacattaaaCCTAAAATGAAGCAGAAGTAGTTTCTATAAGTTTTATAAATATGCAGCTCATTTATTGTGAACGTCATTCTGTCATCCTGCTGGTGTATAGAACCATGTGGCAAAAAACATAcgcataataaataaaaagaaagagaatttATGTAAGCTGAAAATATACCATCAGGTCGGTGGCATCAGCCAAACACATAGATAAATTAACTGAGAAGAGGGATAAAAGAAACTGTTAAATCAACTGTGCAAATGACTTGTTGAAttaattgtgtctgtgtgtgtgtgtgtgtgtgtgtgtgtgtgtgtgtgtgtgtgtgtgtgtgtgtgtgtgtgtgtgtgtgtgtgtgtgtgtgttggttttattttattattttctataatcATTAtctatcattcatttttccaatAAACGTCACTTAACAAATAACATTGGTGTTCatgataaaaaagaataaacttgaaaatggactaaaacaataaaaacttgtAGTTTTTGGTTCCTCCTGCAGATTCTGGAGCTCCTGAGGGTTATTTTAGAGCACCTGCAGTTACATGCTTTCGGGAAAAACCTCTTAAGCTTAAGAATTTTTGTAAGATGGATTTTACCATCATGTTAGTCTTAAGATACTTTTGGGAAATTAGGCTTTTCAGGTGTTCAGTGACATGGTGGCACCTTGTGGGGTTTATGGCTCATGGTGCTCTTGCATAAAACATAACAATTACGTTATgaaccatatttttttttcaggttcagtattttttcttttttatttattccttatttgtgcttttctttaGGTTTTTTATGGTAATTTATTGTTAAGGCTGTATTACCAACTGGTCAAAGCAGGAAACCACCCAAATGTACCTGATGTTCACTGagtgtcatttgtgttttggcATTATGATTAATTACACATTTGTTAGTGAATTGGcactacaaaaaacaacatcagcttAGTGGTGCATATTCCTGTATAAAGTTCTGTTTGATTAAATTACCACAGACGAACTCACACATAGACCTCACATGGGCCTCTGGGTAAATAATTAAACCACATGAATGGGTGTCTGCACTGTTTTTGATGGAAATTGGGTGGTGACAGGGTATATACAAAAAGTGTAGAAGGTGGGAGATGAAGGGCAAGAGCAAATCTTTGCCCAGGGCCCCCTCATAGGTTAATCTGGCATTGCTTATTGtattattctttgttttctgtatttctttcttgttgagctctgtgtatttgtataaa
Protein-coding regions in this window:
- the LOC120793960 gene encoding NHL repeat-containing protein 3-like produces the protein MLLKKRGHTCLIASSMASLVLLMMVLYGAIGTQQPGSSSLRHDYQLLGRPLYKLDLNWPTNSELFIGEVFGVAVDHCARIVYVAQRGNNVPKVLVFTTDGDFLMSWNTTTLEMPHGIFVADADSSNPTVWITDVGNGPYGHCIKRYSPSGKLLQVLGTPGNAGSGLNPLQFDQPAEIFVHNSGEIYIVDGDGGMNNRLIKLSKEQEVLWVHGEKGQGLAQFYIPHSVTVDNAERVWVADRGNKRLQVFNSITGEWLGTWGSCFTEDAPYSVRLTPDKKYFVVVQLNTNQIALLDAPPVGLIGQCRVVSVIQLADEVKPHLVDLDLKTGALYVAEIGAQQAQKFTPFSLGGSFL